In one Gopherus evgoodei ecotype Sinaloan lineage chromosome 1, rGopEvg1_v1.p, whole genome shotgun sequence genomic region, the following are encoded:
- the NIPA2 gene encoding magnesium transporter NIPA2 — protein sequence MIDVVVLNTSVVYEMTQSGGKYDFYIGLVLAMSSSIFIGGSFILKKKGLLRLARKGSMRAGQGGHAYLKEWLWWAGLLSMGAGEVANFAAYAFAPATLVTPLGALSVLVSAILSSYFLNEKLNLHGKIGCLLSILGSTVMVIHAPQEEEVETLNEMSHKLGDPGFVVFATLVFIVSLILIFVVGPRHGQSNILVYITICSVIGALSVSCVKGLGITIKELIAGKPVLKHPLSWILLLSLIVCVSTQINYLNRALDIFNTSIVTPIYYVFFTTSVLTCSAILFKEWQHMSAADIIGTFSGFLTIIVGIFLLHAFKDVNFTLANLPVSLRKDDRAVNGTLPTTYECFNHDEESSTCVGEIQSSENVPSRRNGSLAAF from the exons ATGATCGATGTGGTGGTTTTGAACACTTCAGTAGTTTACGAAATGACCCAGAGTGGAGGAAAATATGATTTCTATATTGGTCTCGTGTTGGCTATGAGCTCCAGCATTTTCATTGGAGGGAGTTTCATCCTAAAAAAGAAGGGTCTCCTCCGACTGGCCAGGAAGGGCTCCATGAGAGCAG GTCAAGGTGGTCATGCATATCTTAAAGAGTGGCTGTGGTGGGCTGGACTTCTGTCAA TGGGAGCTGGTGAAGTAGCTAACTTTGCTGCTTATGCATTTGCACCAGCTACATTAGTGACTCCATTGGGAGCTCTCAGTGTTCTTGTAAG tgcCATTCTttcatcttattttttaaatgaaaaacttaaTCTGCATGGAAAAATTGGATGTTTGTTAAGTATATTGGGGTCAACTGTGATGGTCATTCATGCTCCACAAGAAGAGGAGGTAGAAACTTTGAATGAAATGTCCCACAAGCTAGGAGATCCAG GTTTTGTGGTTTTTGCAACACTTGTCTTCATTGTGTCCTTAATACTGATATTTGTGGTAGGACCTCGCCATGGACAGAGCAACATTCTTGTGTACATAACAATCTGCTCTGTCATTGGAGCATTGTCAGTCTCCTGTGTGAAAGGCTTGGGCATCACTATCAAAGAACTTATTGCAGGAAAACCTGTGCTAAAACATCCTTTGTCCTGGATTCTGCTGCTAAGTCTTATCGTTTGTGTGAGCACACAGATCAACTATTTAAACAGAGCTCTGGATATATTCAACACTTCCATAGTGACTCCAATATATTATGTATTCTTTACAACATCTGTTTTAACTTGTTCTGCTATTCTTTTCAAGGAGTGGCAACATATGTCTGCCGCTGACATTATTGGCACCTTCAGTGGTTTTCTCACAATCATTGTGGGGATCTTTTTATTGCATGCCTTTAAAGATGTAAATTTCACTCTAGCAAATCTGCCTGTCTCCTTGCGGAAAGATGACAGAGCAGTCAATGGCACTCTGCCAACCACATATGAATGCTTTAATCATGATGAAGAAAGCTCAACCTGCGTAGGTGAAATACAATCCAGTGAGAATGTCCCGTCTAGGAGAAATGGAAGTCTGGCAGCATTCTGA